CAAATATTAGTCCTCTTCTCAGCGTTATTAAACACTGTACCTACTAGCctcaaacattaaatgaatattgatcataatcttaaaacttcATCAAATGCGTCAAATGTgaaatgacaaatcagctgacATTACGGTCCttgtataatttattaaattttctgaAGATTCCTGACATTATTGCGctcaaggggggggggggggtcgcaATGTTTGACAAAAATCTCTTATTAATTTAAAAGAGTGCTTAATAATTTGACCTGTACTTTAATTAGTCTGCAAAATATTGTCCGTAATTTAGGTCTACTAAATAtgtggagatctgataagacaattaggcaataagattaatatcaattaacagaggttgtgaacgaatgtttttttgtgtttttttttattgtttttttttttttttttttttttttttgggggggggggtcacttatagaaggcttaaactaggcctttatgATCGATGCAATACCTTTAGTCATACATGACCCATTAGTTAAATGTCAGATTTCCATACCAATTAAGAAGTGGTCAACATAGATAAGGTTAATGGTAAGTGTTCGGTGTTCTAGATGATAAGTTttgatacatgtttatgtatggTAGCTGCAGAAAAGTTTACAATTTAGCAGTTAACGTGCCTTTTACAAACGAACAGTAAGAATGAGAGGACGGACAGCTATTCTCGGACTTTTTCTGGTCATGCTTCCAGGTAAACAAGTACATACGGGTATTGACAACCATCTAGAAACACGTATACAATACGGATATatcacatttgaaatatatactgtaTGTTTTGCCGATAAAGCCCTAATTTTAGCGATTTGAACAGAAAACACTGACACATCAGGTTTCCGTCATTATCTACAGCACTGTAAGCTTAAGTTTTCATCCCGAAAATGACACAACGGTATTAGCATTGAAATAGCGTACCTTCGACTCGTATCTGATGTGCGCCAATTATGCAGGTACATGTAAGTTGCATAAGGTCGTAAGCAGTTTATGActtgtaataattttatttgggGGAACCGATAATTTTCGACTTGGCCTTGACACGTATCAGGTATTGCTTTCACTTTCAACACAACCTATGCGCTCATATGTGGTCAAggctataataataataataataataataataataataataataataataataatatctttatttagagaaggtataaacacattatgacataattacaggttcaaccataacaacatcatatttacaatgtggccttctttgaagaaaaacaaacaaaaatgcatttggtaaatcataaaacatctgcatcGCGCTTATACATTCCTATACATgaacttttgatgttttgaatataattattttatacaaatcatgtttaattaacataacaattatttcaatatacatcatgtacacgccgacagacactcaataaaacacaacaatttataaaacaacagttatttcaatctttaagataatgaaaagatgatatacctttttgaaactaatgatatgcacatttcaagaggtgcactttataattatgcttaaatgtgtttaacttttttgcatttcgtATTTCATCCGGAATAGTATTCCAAACCTTCATACTGTAGTACGAAAAGGAATCCATGAAATAGTTAGTTCGCGGTGTTTGTATCAAAACTAAATCTTGTTTTGAAGTTGATCTTAAAGAATAGTGTTCATTATTTGCAAAGATTAGCAATTCAGACATATACCTCGGAGCCTTTCCATTAAGGGTATTATAGACAAGGGTTGCACAGTGATATTTACACCTGTCTGTAAACGTTAGCCACTGAAGTTCTTGTAACAATCCGTTTGAAGATGATCGTTTAGGAattttaagaatgatttttGCAGCCCTATTTTGCAAGGAATTAACTTTATGTAAGTAACCTGAGTTTCCTTTGCCCCaaatatgacaacaataatataatattggAAGGATATATGCCTTGTAAAACAAACGTTTCATCTCATCATTGAGGTAGAACAATAGACGTTTCAAAAGTGAGACTTTACAGttgatttttttgcaaacaatttctATTTGCGGACGCCATTTTAggttattatttaatatagatTCCAAGTATTTTTTGCACAGTCACATTTTCTAATGCTGTTCCATCGATTGTAAGATTTAATTTactaacttgttttgttttatatatagttcCGATAACCATACACTTGGATTTAGTTGGatgcaatgacatgttatttatttggcaCCAATCGACCTTGAGCTTTTGTCATgcttctttttttgaaaaaaagcgGTAATTATGTCCATTTCTATGATTATACCTTCTTTTATGTCTTATCTTAACAAAACTTTTACAATTGATAATGCCCTTACGTGCCCCATACCATTTGCTCTCATTGGACAACCATTAAAGTCGTATTCTCACAACAATTACTAAGACCCTATGTGCGTTAGTCGATATTCGAAATCTCTGGTCCGTTGTGACTGTTCTGTCGCCACAAAAATGACTATGCCTCTATTTCCCTCAGACCTCAGTCTGGCCACTGACTGTCCGGATGGCTGGATGGCGTACAACGCTTCATGCTACCTGTTCGCACACGACAGTATGCACTACGTCGAGGCAGAGGTGAGAATGTTTAATAATTGGTAATTTCTCGCACTTTTACGGTATATTAATCCTTTAAAATGGAGAAAAGGGGGCATATTAGTTTGCAAATGTCTGTCGGATACTCGGTCCGCCGATAGgaaaaaaataccaacacaCTAACTCGAGAAAGGTTTGATATTGgataaccagtagatgactcgtACAGTCCCCGTGTCAAAAGATCGAAGCCATACACGATTTTGAATTCGAGATCTATTTACCTGTAACGATAACATTCCAGTGGTATGTTGTGTACGAATATGTAGTGTTCATAACTGAAGAAAGGAAGAAGAACATGCAGCATTGAGTGCATCTCTTAACTCATGACCACGTGTAAAAGATTTTTGTCTTTCTGTTCaagtcaaacatttttttcaacaaacatGTTATTGCAACAGTACGAACATACTTAAAAAGCGACGTTAACAACGCGTTAATTATGCCGTTTTTTCGTTTGCCTTCCGTGGTACAACAATTTATCACCCGCGATAAAAAGCAAGAAATAAACATACGAATCCACACCAATGTCGTTTATTTTCGTGCCGGTGCCATGGTGCCGTTTACAGAATACTTCCATACATCGGTAGAGTTAGCCAATTATGAAGTCTggctttttaaatgtttcagaaattcTGCGAGCATCTTTATTCTCACCTGGTACGTATCGACACACAggaagaaaacatttttctgtCCAGCTTTCTGGCCAACATCAAAGGTAGGTTTTATTATCGtttactattttgttatttgtatttttggtgATAACATGATTCTCGGACAGTATGCTTTTTTACTTTACACTGTACACTACATGAGAGCAGTTTGTAATGGGTACCTTATATATGGATTCAATTCCCGAATAAAGTATATCCGCCTGATACAATTATCTTAGATTAGAATGAACGTatctaaattaataatatttttcaatatagtatttcAACTAGTTTAAGTCCCTTTCAAGTCAATAAAAATGAAGAATGTCGTCtgtcaaaaatattatataattaaccAGTGAGATGTATACATTtgggaaatgacttaagtttgAAAGAACACTATGATTAACGACCCAGATCCCTACCACTGGATTGGACTGACCGATGACGTCATTGAGGGTCTGTGGAAGTGGCACGATACGGACCAGGTCGCGACGTTTACGAACTGGTATCCCGGGCAACCGGATGGGCATAGGAACGCGAACTGTGCCAGCATTCGCGCCGCTTTAAAGTTCAAATGGACCGACCAGGGCTGCCAGGAGAGCTACAAACCTCTCTGCGAGAAAGCGTCAGTATATTAAGTCTTTGATAGATTCGTAAACGCGAAagtattttaatcatataagcACTAAGTTCATTACACAGTTTTGAACTAATCATGAAGTGTCATAATATACAACTTTCAAGCACCACCCGGGATAGTGTCAGTATATTAAGCATCCAAGCACCACCCGGGATAGTGTCAGTATATTTAGCATCCAAGCACCACCCGGGATAGTGTCAGTATATTAAGCATCCAAGCACCAACCGGGATATTGTCAGTATATTAAGCATCCAAGCACCACCTGGGATAGTGTCAGTGTATTAAGCATTGGAGTACCAACCGGGATAGTATCAGTGTATCAAGCATTTAAGCACAAACCAGGATAGTGTCAGTATATTAAGCCTTCAAGTACCAACCAGGATAGTATCAGTGTATCAAGCATTCAAGCACCATCCAGGATACCGTCAGTATATTAAACATCAAAGCCCCAACCGCGATACTGTCAGTATATCAAACATCAAAGCACCAACCGGGATTCTGTCAGTATATTAAGCATTCAAGTACCAACCGGGATAGTATCAGTGTATCAAGCAGTCAAGCTCCAACCGGGATAGTGTCAGTATATTAAGCATTTATGTATCAACCGGGATAGTATCAGTGTATTAAGCAGTCAAACACCAACCGGGATAGTGTCAGtatattaaacatgtatgtatcaaCCGGGATAGTATCAGTGTATCAAGTAGTCAAGCACCAACCGGGATAGTGTCAGTATATTAAGCATTTATGTATTAACCGGGATAGTATCAGTGTATCGAGCAGTCAAACACCAACCGGGATAGTGTCAGTATATTAAGCATTCAAGTACCAACAGGGAtagtattattatataaagtatCAAGCACCAAGCAGGATagtgttattatatttaacatcCAAAGACTAACCGTGATAGTATCAGCATATTAAACGTTCAACTACCAACTGGTATAGTGTCAGTATATTAAACATCCAAGCACAAGCCGAGATGGTGTCAGTGTGTTAAGCATTCAAGTACCAACCGggaactgacatgttattatgtctaactgacatgctattatgtctaactgacatgctttTGTGTTagactga
This genomic stretch from Mya arenaria isolate MELC-2E11 chromosome 10, ASM2691426v1 harbors:
- the LOC128204308 gene encoding C-type lectin domain family 10 member A-like, whose product is MRGRTAILGLFLVMLPDLSLATDCPDGWMAYNASCYLFAHDSMHYVEAEKFCEHLYSHLVRIDTQEENIFLSSFLANIKDPYHWIGLTDDVIEGLWKWHDTDQVATFTNWYPGQPDGHRNANCASIRAALKFKWTDQGCQESYKPLCEKASVY